In one window of Bradyrhizobium sp. AZCC 1721 DNA:
- a CDS encoding DUF1289 domain-containing protein encodes MSKETPCIAVCMMDPKTKLCFGCGRTLPEIARWHRMETAERLAVMEGLAARMVDAGLVPMPPRAERG; translated from the coding sequence ATGAGCAAAGAAACGCCGTGTATCGCAGTCTGTATGATGGATCCCAAAACCAAACTCTGCTTCGGCTGCGGACGAACGTTGCCGGAGATCGCGCGCTGGCACCGCATGGAAACGGCGGAGCGATTGGCCGTGATGGAAGGGCTTGCGGCGCGCATGGTGGATGCGGGCCTGGTTCCGATGCCGCCGCGCGCCGAACGCGGCTGA
- a CDS encoding sensor histidine kinase — protein MSNPAEKPEVVQLPAEAPVAPAVSTRRVAAQRVREARDRLTSTSGTRPAFDTELLRQYAQTRVSASFVVMLLVVATGVLFGLWKYAVPAAVWTVGMLCVHAAIIRNCKRFLGEPPTLAATRKWQTRFVLLDLLYGLSWTAILLHPAGLDVVSNTMMMFLMLLVIAVSSMLAATLPIAAVAATVPVTAAIALNFVMGGTFDNYALALLAVAAESYFALLAHQLHSTTLQTLEARAEKDALIGELEQAKAISDEARHRAESANVAKSRFLAQMSHELRTPLNAILGFSEVMKSEIFGAHAVPVYKEYSADIHNSGVHLLNLINEILDLSRIEAGRYELNEEAVSLVHVVSDCHHLLKLRASSRGITIHEVFEHGMPRIWGDERATRQVVLNLISNSIKFTPPGGDIWLKVGWTASGGQYLSVKDTGSGIAEDEIPIVLASFGQGSNSIKSAEQGAGLGLPIAKSLIDMHGGTFTLKSKLRIGTEVIVTFPPERVMSALAPMVEEEAPPLQPEPTASADDKRRPRHKPIMSAGTGL, from the coding sequence ATGAGTAACCCCGCAGAGAAGCCCGAGGTTGTCCAGCTTCCGGCAGAAGCGCCGGTCGCACCAGCGGTCAGCACCCGGCGCGTGGCGGCGCAGCGGGTGCGCGAGGCGCGGGATCGGTTAACGTCGACCAGCGGGACCCGCCCCGCCTTCGATACCGAATTGCTCCGACAATACGCCCAGACCCGGGTATCGGCTTCCTTCGTGGTCATGCTGCTGGTGGTTGCGACCGGCGTGTTGTTCGGCCTGTGGAAGTACGCTGTGCCGGCCGCGGTCTGGACCGTCGGCATGCTCTGCGTCCATGCCGCCATCATTCGCAACTGCAAGCGCTTCCTAGGCGAGCCGCCTACGCTCGCCGCCACGCGCAAATGGCAAACCCGCTTCGTGCTGCTCGACTTGCTCTACGGCCTGAGCTGGACGGCGATCCTGCTCCACCCGGCCGGCCTCGACGTCGTCTCGAACACGATGATGATGTTCCTGATGCTGCTGGTGATCGCGGTGTCGAGCATGCTGGCAGCGACGCTGCCCATTGCGGCGGTGGCGGCAACCGTGCCGGTGACGGCGGCGATCGCGCTCAACTTCGTGATGGGCGGAACCTTCGACAACTACGCGCTCGCGCTGCTGGCGGTCGCCGCTGAAAGCTATTTTGCGCTACTCGCCCATCAGCTCCATTCGACGACGCTGCAAACCCTGGAAGCACGCGCCGAGAAGGACGCGCTGATCGGCGAGCTCGAACAGGCCAAGGCGATTTCGGACGAAGCGCGGCACCGCGCCGAATCCGCCAACGTCGCCAAGTCGCGCTTTCTGGCGCAGATGAGCCACGAGCTGCGCACGCCGCTGAACGCGATCCTCGGATTCTCCGAGGTGATGAAGAGCGAAATCTTCGGCGCGCATGCGGTGCCGGTCTACAAGGAATATTCCGCCGACATCCACAATTCGGGCGTCCACCTGCTCAATCTCATCAACGAGATTCTCGATCTGTCGCGGATCGAGGCCGGCCGCTACGAACTCAACGAGGAAGCGGTTTCGCTCGTCCATGTCGTTTCCGATTGCCACCATCTGTTGAAGCTGCGCGCGAGCAGCCGCGGCATCACCATTCATGAGGTGTTCGAGCACGGCATGCCCAGGATCTGGGGCGACGAGCGCGCCACGCGCCAGGTCGTGCTCAATCTCATATCCAACTCGATCAAGTTCACTCCGCCGGGCGGCGATATCTGGCTTAAGGTCGGCTGGACTGCGTCCGGTGGACAATATCTCAGCGTCAAGGACACCGGCTCCGGCATTGCCGAGGATGAAATCCCGATCGTGCTGGCTTCGTTTGGCCAGGGCTCCAACTCGATCAAATCGGCCGAACAGGGCGCGGGCCTGGGCTTGCCGATCGCCAAGAGCCTGATCGACATGCATGGCGGCACCTTCACGCTGAAATCGAAACTGCGCATCGGCACCGAAGTCATCGTTACCTTCCCGCCGGAGCGCGTGATGAGCGCGCTGGCGCCGATGGTCGAAGAGGAAGCACCGCCGCTGCAGCCGGAACCCACCGCATCCGCCGACGACAAGCGGCGGCCGCGTCACAAGCCGATCATGAGTGCCGGCACCGGCCTGTAG